A genome region from Clostridium pasteurianum includes the following:
- the nagB gene encoding glucosamine-6-phosphate deaminase, with product MKVMVVKDYNEMSIKAARIMASQIILKPNSVLGLATGSSPIGMYKELINLYNKKEIDFRNIKSFNLDEYYGLDETNEQSYHYFMMENLFKHINIPMENINIPNGNAKNMEEECLNYERKIQQSGGIDIQVLGIGTNGHIGFNEPNINFETKTHLVELASKTIKANARFFEDENKVPKKAISMGIKTIMNSKKIILLASGSSKADAIYKAVKGKVTPEVPASILQIHKDVTFVVDKEAASKL from the coding sequence ATGAAAGTAATGGTAGTTAAAGATTATAATGAAATGAGTATTAAAGCAGCAAGAATAATGGCAAGTCAAATTATTTTAAAACCTAACAGTGTTTTAGGTCTTGCAACAGGAAGCAGTCCTATTGGAATGTATAAGGAGTTAATTAATTTATATAATAAAAAAGAGATTGACTTTAGAAATATTAAAAGTTTTAATTTAGATGAGTATTATGGATTAGATGAAACTAATGAACAAAGTTATCACTATTTTATGATGGAAAATTTATTTAAGCATATAAATATACCTATGGAAAATATTAATATTCCCAATGGAAATGCAAAAAATATGGAAGAAGAATGTTTGAATTACGAAAGAAAAATTCAGCAAAGTGGTGGGATAGATATACAGGTTTTAGGAATAGGTACTAATGGACATATTGGGTTTAATGAGCCTAACATAAATTTTGAAACTAAAACTCATTTAGTTGAATTAGCCAGTAAAACTATAAAGGCTAATGCAAGGTTCTTTGAGGATGAAAATAAAGTCCCTAAAAAAGCTATAAGTATGGGGATTAAAACTATAATGAATTCTAAAAAAATCATATTGCTTGCAAGTGGAAGTTCAAAGGCTGATGCAATATATAAGGCAGTTAAAGGTAAAGTTACACCAGAGGTTCCAGCTTCAATTCTTCAAATTCACAAAGATGTTACTTTTGTAGTAGATAAAGAAGCTGCAAGTAAATTATAA
- a CDS encoding PTS sugar transporter subunit IIA codes for MVGIIAISHGPYAKSLIESVEMVYGKQEKLEAICLGKDESIESLQERIKDTIKKLDLKKILIIVDLLGGTPYNATSIKLEDPNVNVITGLNMPMILKILPNRNKTLEEISNIAIESGKDGIVNVSEKLRMLNKNIKA; via the coding sequence ATGGTTGGAATAATTGCAATATCGCATGGTCCATATGCAAAATCATTAATAGAATCGGTGGAAATGGTTTATGGTAAACAGGAAAAGCTTGAAGCCATTTGTCTTGGAAAAGATGAAAGTATAGAAAGTTTACAGGAAAGAATAAAAGATACTATAAAGAAACTTGATTTAAAAAAAATATTGATAATTGTAGATCTGCTGGGTGGTACACCATATAATGCAACGTCAATCAAGCTGGAAGATCCAAATGTAAATGTAATTACAGGTTTAAATATGCCTATGATTCTGAAAATTTTGCCAAACAGAAATAAAACTTTAGAAGAAATATCGAATATTGCAATAGAAAGCGGTAAAGATGGTATTGTAAATGTAAGTGAAAAGCTTAGAATGTTAAATAAAAATATAAAGGCTTGA
- a CDS encoding PTS system mannose/fructose/N-acetylgalactosamine-transporter subunit IIB, producing the protein MLKIARLDDRLVHGLIINNWCTNENITEIMVVDKEACGNEMRKAVIHMSAPEDINVMFCTAEEAANIYKEEAEYENLMMIFGNPFELLEFLDKGGVLKSINIGGMTFKEGRKRLSTSVYATKEEVEALKKIADKKILLEVRILPTDISVDLLKYI; encoded by the coding sequence TTGCTTAAAATAGCTAGGTTAGATGACAGACTTGTGCATGGTCTCATAATAAATAATTGGTGTACAAATGAGAATATAACGGAAATAATGGTGGTTGACAAAGAAGCATGCGGCAATGAAATGCGAAAAGCGGTTATTCATATGTCAGCACCAGAGGATATAAATGTGATGTTTTGTACTGCTGAAGAGGCAGCTAATATTTATAAAGAAGAAGCAGAATATGAGAATTTAATGATGATCTTTGGAAATCCATTTGAATTACTTGAATTTTTAGATAAAGGTGGAGTTTTAAAAAGTATAAATATTGGAGGAATGACTTTTAAAGAGGGAAGAAAGCGTTTAAGTACTTCAGTTTATGCAACCAAAGAAGAAGTAGAAGCTTTAAAGAAAATAGCAGATAAAAAAATTTTACTTGAAGTAAGAATATTACCAACTGATATAAGTGTAGATTTGTTAAAGTACATTTAA